The nucleotide sequence GCAGCAGACGGATCAGCAGCTCGTTCAGGTAGATACCACTGAACAGTGCCGCGCCGCTGAGCAGGTTGGGAATGCCGCCGGCTTCGAGGCGGGCGATGTTCTTCAGCTCGCCATGCCCGCGAAACTCGGCTTCGAGCGGCACGAATGGCCGCGCCAGCGTACCCGCCTTGCCCCGCGCGCCACGCAATACCGCGCGAAAGCGTCCTTGCGGGGTGAACACGTCAACCAGCGCGCTGGTCTCGCGATAGGCACGGCTGTGCAGGACATAGGCCGATTGCGCGCTGGCCTGCATGGGTCAGATGTCGTTATAGCCCAGCGAGCGCAGTGCACGCTCGTCGTCGGACCAGCCGCCCTTCACCTTGACCCAAAGATTGAGCATAACCTTGGAGTCGAACAGCACCTCCATGTCCTTGCGCGCCTCCTGGCCGATACGCTTGATGCGCTCGCCCTTGTCGCCAATGATGATTTTCTTCTGCCCGTCACGCTCGACCAGGATCAGCGCATGGATGTGCAGAATGCGTCCTTCCTGCTTGAACTCTTCGATCTCGACGGTGATCTGGTAGGGCAGTTCGGCACCCAGCTGGCGCATGATCTTTTCACGCACCAGTTCGGCGGCAAGGAAACGGCTGGAGCGATCAGTGATCTGGTCTTCCGGGAAGAAGTGCTCGCCTTCCGGCAGGAAACTGGCCACGAGCCGCTCCAGCGAATCAAGGTTATGCCCCTGCTGAGCGGAAATCGGCACGATTTCCGCTTTCGGCAACTGCTGCTGCAACCATTCCAAGTGCGGCATCAGTTCGGCCTTGTCCTCGACGCGATCGGTCTTGTTGATCGCCAGGATCACCGGCCCCTGCACATACTGGATGCGCTCGAGGACCATCTGGTCCTCGTCGGTCCAGCGCGTGCGGTCAACGACGAAGATCACCACGTCGACGTCCTTCAGCGCTGCCGAGGCCGTCTTGTTCATGTAGCGGTTGAGCGCCTTGTCACTGTTTTTGTGCAGGCCTGGGGTATCGACGTAGATCGCCTGGACCTCATCCTCGGTCTTGATCCCGAGCATATTGTGTCGGGTGGTCTGCGGCTTGCGCGAGGTGATCGCGAGCTTCTGCCCGAGAATATGATTGAGCAAGGTGGACTTGCCCACGTTGGGGCGCCCCACGATGGCGACATAGCCACAACGCGGCACGGATGCATCAGTCATGGCCATTCTCCACACCTAGAGCCACCAGCGCTGCCGCTGCGGCGACCTGCTCGGCAATGCGCCGACTGGCGCCCTGCCCTTGAGTCCTGTCATTTAACAGCGCGACATCGCACTGCACGAAAAAGGTTCGGCAATGCGGCTCACCCTGAATATCCACCACCTCGTACCGAGGCAGCTCGAGAGCCCGCGACTGGAGGAACTCCTGCAGCCGGGTTTTCGGGTCCTTGTTGGTATCGACCAGCGTCAGACCGTCCAGCTCGTTGCTCAACCAGGCCAGTACACGCTGGCGTGCCACATCCATGCCTGCGTCCAGGTAGATCGCACCGATCAGCGCTTCGAGTGCATCGGCCAGAATCGAGTCGCGACGAAAACCGCCGCTCTTCAGCTCACCAGAACCCAGACGCAGGTACTCACCGAGGTCGAACCCGCGGGCCAGCACAGCAAGCGTCTCACCCTTGACCAGACGTGCGCGCAAACGCGACAGCTGCCCCTCGCGCGCCTGCGGAAAACGCTCGAACAGCGCCTCGCCGGCAACGAAATTGAGGATGGCATCACCAAGAAACTCCAGACGCTCATTGTTGCGACCGGCAAAACTGCGGTGGGTCAGAGCCAGAACCATCAGGTCCTGGTCTTTGAAAGTGTGACCGAGCTGACGCTCAAGACGAGCTAGGGAAGCACTCACGGCATGCGTACGCGGAATTCTTTATCGAAGCGGGCGACTAGGTCGAGGTTTTGGATCAGAGGTTCGCGAGTTTCATAGCTCAGATGTGCCCTAAACTCTCCGCCCTCAACCTTAACATCCAAGATATCTCTAATATTAAGGTCTCTCATACCATTAACTTCCATCCCCTTAGCCATATGGACATAGAAGTCATTCACGCTACGAACATCCTGCGACGGCTCCGTCTCAACTGAAGTTATCATTTTCTCCAGCGTCATATAATCCATGTAATGTGGAAGCATTTTAAAAATCATGCTGGCAAAAAATGCACTTATCGCAATAAGGACCATCCAACTAAGAACAGATATACCAATCTGCGAACGGTAAAATTTATAGTCCCCCACAACACACCTCACGAATAAAAAACCGATGAATTCAGTTGATCAAACCTACACGCGAAAAATTCGGCACACTGCGCAACTTCGGATCGGGCCAACTCATCCACACCGCAAACGCCTTCCCAACGATATTGCGATCCGGAACCATCCCCAAGAACTCCTTGGGAATGTTCTTGTCGTTCCAATAGCGACTATCATTGGAGTTGTCACGATTGTCGCCCATCATGAAGTAGTGCCCCTGCGGAACCAGCCACTCGCTACCGGGCTCGCGACGATTGCGCTGCAGCTCCTTGCGAATCAGGTGCTCGACCTCACCCAGCTTCTCCTTGTACAGCGCAGCGCTGCCTAAGCTACCCGCCTCTTCACCGAGGAACGTTTCAGCAATCGGCTGCCCGTTAACCAGCAGGTGCTTACCATTGGTATAGCTGATTCTGTCTCCAGGCAAACCGACAACGCGCTTGATGTAGTTGATATTCGGGTCGCTCGGGTAACGGAAGACCATGACATCGCCACGCTGGGGATCACCCACTTCGATGATCTTGGTGTCGATAACCGGAAGACGAATGCCGTAGGCAAATTTGTTGACCAGGATGAAGTCACCGATATCCAGTGTCGGCTTCATTGAGCCGGACGGAATCTGGAACGGTTCCAGCAGGAACGAACGCAATACCAGCACGATAGCCAATACGGGAAAGAACGATTTGCCGTACTCAACCAGTACCGGCTCGCGATTCAAGCGCTGCAGCACACTCTCATCAGGTTGACTGACCTGCCCTTCATAGGCAGCAATAGCGACCCGACGGCGTGGCGCCAGCACCAGCAAATCCAGAAGAGCGAGTGCACCGCACACCGCAACGGCGATAACCAGAATCAACGGAAAATTGAACGACATAGTTCTCAGCTATCCACTTTGAGTACGGCCAGGAAGGCTTCCTGCGGAATCTCCACGCTGCCCACCTGTTTCATCCGCTTCTTACCGGCCTTCTGCTTTTCCAGCAGCTTTTTCTTACGGCTGACGTCGCCGCCGTAACACTTGGCCAGTACGTTCTTGCGCAACGCCTTCACAGTAGTTCGCGCAACGATCTGCCCGCCGATGGCCGCCTGGATCGCTACATCGAACATCTGGCGCGGAATCAGTTCTTTCATCTTCTCGGTCAATGCACGGCCTTTGTAATGGGCCCTGTCGCGATGCACGATAAGTGCCAGTGCATCGACTTTTTCCGAGTTGATCAACACGTCCAGCTTGACCAGATTGGCACTCTGGAAGCGATCAAAGCTGTAGTCCAGGGACGCATAACCGCGACTGACCGATTTCAAGCGATCGAAGAAATCCAGCACCACTTCATTCATCGGCAGGTCGTAGCAAACCTGAACCTGGCTGCTGAGGAACTGCATATCGCGCTGCACACCACGTTTATCGATGCACAAGGTGATGACGTTACCCAGGTGCTCCTGAGGTACGAGAATATTGGCGCGAACGATCGGCTCACGCATGTCCTCCACGGACGAAAGATCCGGCAGCCTGGACGGGTTATCGACGTAGATCGTCTCACCGTTCTTCATCACCACTTCGAAGACCACGGTCGGTGCAGTGGTAATCAGATCCAGGTCGTACTCGCGCTCCAGACGTTCCTGGATGATCTCCATGTGCAGCATGCCGAGGAAGCCGATACGGAAGCCGAAACCAAGCGCCTCAGAGCTTTCCGGCTCATATTGCAAGGCCGCATCGTTGAGCGTGAGCTTCTGCAATGCTTCGCGGAAGTCTTCGAAATCGTCGGAGCTGACCGGAAACAGGCCAGCATAAACCTGCGGTTTAACTCGCTTGAAGCCAGGTAATACGTCGACATCAGGAGTATTGGACAGGGTCAGGGTGTCACCCACCGGTGCACCATGAATGTCCTTGATCCCGGCGATGATGAAGCCAACCTCACCCGCTTTGAGGTCTTCGGTGGCGGTATGCTTCGGCGTGAAAACGCCCACGCTGTCGACCTGGTGGACCTTGCCGGTCGACTTGACCAGCACCTTGTCACCCTTCTTGATCCGACCATGACGGACGCGCACCAGGGAAACCACACCCAGGTAATTGTCGAACCAGGAATCGATGATCAGCGCCTGCAGCGGCGCTTCGATATCACCCGTAGGAGCCGGGATCACCTCGACCAAGCGCTCCAGCACCTCGTCCACGCCCATGCCGCTCTTGGCACTGCAGGCAACGGCGTCGGTGGCGTCGATACCGATGATGTGCTCGATCTCGTCCTTGACCTTCTCCGGGTCGGCCTGCGGCAGGTCCATTTTGTTAAGCACCGGCATGACCTCGAGACCTTGCTCGATGGCGGTGTAGCAGTTGGCGACCGACTGCGCTTCCACGCCTTGCCCAGCATCGACCACCAGCAACGCGCCCTCACAGGCAGCCAGAGAACGGCTGACCTCATAGGTGAAGTCTACGTGCCCGGGCGTATCGATGAAGTTCAGTTGATAGGTTTTGCCGTCCCGCGCCTTGTAGTGCAGGGTCACGCTGTGCGCCTTGATCGTGATGCCGCGCTCACGCTCCAGGTCCATGGAGTCGAGCACCTGGGCTTCCATCTCGCGCTCGGACAGGCCGCCACACATCTGGATGAAGCGGTCGGCCAGGGTCGATTTGCCGTGGTCGATGTGGGCGATGATGGAGAAATTGCGGATATGACTCAGGTCACTCACGGATCAACACTCAAAGAAGCCGCAGGCAGGCTGCCCGCCGAAAATAGCCGAGCATTCTACCTGATCGCCCCGCCTGGCGTTAAGGCATATCACGGCAGACACAAAAAAGGGGCGGATATCCGCCCCTTTTTTCGACTGAAGGGTTACTCAGATAGCTTGAAGGTGATGAAGCTGGCTCGCCCCTGGCGCAATACGCGCATGGAGACCGAGCGATCCTTCGGCAACCCCTGAGCCACCTCCGTGAAAGTTTTAGCGGAATCGATGGCGCGGTTGCTCAGGTGCGTGATCACATCACCCGGGCGCAAACCGATCAACGCCGCCGGGCCATCCTGCACTTCCTTGATGACCACACCACCACGCAGGTCCAGCGACTTCTTCTGCTCAGCACTGAGATCGGCGACCGAGACACCCAGACGATTGCTGCTGCGCTCGCTTTCCGGAGACGCGCCCGCTGCGACTGCACCTTCTTCCGGCAGCGCACCGATGGTCAACTCGAGTGTCTGCCGCGCACCTTCACGCACCACATCCAGCTTGATCTTGCTGCCAGGCTTGAGACCACCCACGAGATGAGGTAGATCCGCCGACATCACGATCGGCAGACCATTCATGCTCAGGATCACGTCACCAACCTGCAGGCCGCCCTTGGCCGCAGGCCCCTCTTCCAGCACCTGCGCCACCAGCGCACCGGCTGGACGCTCGAGACCGAATGACTCGGCGAGATCCTTGTTGACCTCCTGAATCACCACACCCAGCCAGCCGCGGCTAACCTTGCCCTCGCTCTTCAGCTGATTGGCCACATCCATGGCCACATCGATCGGAATGGCGAACGACAACCCCATGAATCCACCCGAACGGGTGAAAATCTGCGAGTTGATACCCACTACTTCACCATCCAGATTGAACAGGGGACCGCCGGAGTTACCCGGATTGATGGCAACATCCGTCTGGATGAACGGCACGTAGTTTTCGTTAGGCAGGCTGCGCCCTTTCGCACTGACGATACCCGCGGTAACGGAATGATCGAAGCCGAATGGCGAGCCTATCGCCAACACCCAGGCACCGACCTTCAACGACTCGGACTTGCCGAGCTTGACCGTCGGCAACCCTTTGCCTTCGACTTTCAGCAAGGCCACGTCAGTGCGTGGGTCCGCACCGATAAGCTTGGCCTGCAGCTCGCTGCGATCGGAGAGACGCACGATGATTTCATCGGCATCGGCAATGACATGGTTGTTAGTCAGCACATAACCATCAGCCGAGATAATGAACCCCGACCCCAGGGACTGCGCCTCACGCTGACGCCCACCCGGCCCACGTGGCGCCTGGGGGATGCTGCGCTCGAAGAACTCACGAAGCATCGGCGGCAGCCCTTCAAGATCAGGCATCTGCCCCTGAACCGATGCATCGCGGGTCGGCAGGTTCTGCCGAGTACTGATATTCACCACGGCAGGAGACGCTTCCTCCACCAACCCAGTGAACTCAGGCAACTCGGCACGCACCACTGCCGCCTGCCCCAACACCAGCAAGGCGAGCAGATACGACATCGAGGACTTCAGGCTAAACATCGATTAGCACTCCCACAAACAAGTTTGATCCAGCAGATAACAAAGACGGCACCTAAGTGCCGTTCAGAAAATCATTGTAGATACGCTTAATGGGTTGCATCGGCCGCAGCGCTATCAGGAATGGCCTGAGCAGGCTGCATGGATAACGCCACTCGCTCTGCGGTTCCCAAAGGCACTTCGCCGACCACGGTGACCATCATGTCGCCATCTGTCGTGCTCATTCGACGAGAAACCACAGCAGTAGGACCAAGTTGACTGCGGGCGTCATCGACGACCACGCCATGTAACGGTTCGAGAAACACCGAAAACCTGGCCAGGCCATCGCCGTACATCAAGCAGGCGACTGGCTCCGCAGAGGCAGGGCTACGACGCAGAACCGACTGATCCAACGAGAACCCGGGCGGCAACCAGCCCGCTCGCCAACTTTGCGAGGGGTTCTTTTCCAGGGCAACGAAATTGACCGGACGACATTCGGCACCCGCTTGGAGAACATCATCGGCAAGAGGTTTGGAAGTATCCAGGGTAATGAACTGAAAACGCTCAAGCAGTGCGCCTTTTTCGCTGATCAGCAGCGACTTCAAGGGCAGAGCGGTTTCTTTATCGAGGTGCAGCTCGAGCGCATAACGATGCTGATCTCGCGGCACGAATGCCAGAACAACCGCATCACGATTGGCAACGCGAGAGTCGCCGACCACCTGCATGTCATATCGCTGCGCCAGCTCTTCAGGCTTGAGCAACGGTGCCGGCCACTTTACGTCGCCGAGCTGGTCGGTTAGACCACCACTGACGCATTGTGGGCGGCCGTCCACGCGAACGGTTTCATTGGCTGCACCATCAAGTTGAAGCAGCCGCTCCTTCACCGCACCAGCTTGCGCCTCGTGCCAGATTCCGTGAGTGGAGAAGCTACCATTGCGTTCGTACACAAACGCGCCTTGATAGGTATGGTTTTCGGCTTGTGCCAGACGGCTTAGCCAGTCCTGGACATCGGCAGCATGGGCGGGAAGAACCGCCCAGCTACCGAGCAACGCGATATAACGCAACGCGCGCATGACTTTCCTCAGCGGCTTTCTTCCAGACTGGCAGCTCGTGCATAAGGGAGAGCTGCATCCGCACCATTAGCGGTTGCTTGTTGCGCATGCTGGCGCAGATACGCCGGCAGTCGCTGTTCATGCCACTCGGAACCCAGTTGCTGAGGCTGAGCGTTCAGCTGTGGGCCTTGGCGCATGGCATCGGCATCTTCGGTGTAACCCGCGAGTACAGCCGGGCCTTGAGTCTGAGGCGCAGTCAATACAGGCTGAGCACCTTGCTGTGCAAGTTGAGCACCAGCCAGATCGTCCTGATTGAAGAAACGTACGCCAGCCAGAACAGCCACGGTAACCGAAGCAGCTACTGCCACACGACCCAGACCACGCCATGGGCCACGTACTGCTTTTGCCGGCACGGCCTCATCGGCCAGAGCCGCAGAAACCGCAGCAGCGATATCCAGGCGAGGCTCAAGCAGCTCTTTGTGCATCACCGCACGAGCCAGTTGATAACGCGACCAGGTGGCGCGCAGTTCTGGTTCTTCGCTGGCAGCAAGCACCCGGCGCAGTTCCAGTTCGTCCGCTTCGTTATCCATCACCGCGGACAGCGATTCCTGCAGGGTTTCACGACTCATGGTGGTTCCTCTCTTGGCTGTCGCCGCTGTCTTAGGCATCCTGCAACAAAGGTTGCAGGGCTTTATCTATAGCCTCGCGCGCTCGGAAAATTCGCGACCGCACGGTACCAACCGGACACTGCATCACGCTCGCAATGTCTTCGTAACTAAGACCATCAAATTCACGCAGAGTTAGTGCCGAGCGTAAATCTTCTGGTAATTGCTGAATGGTCCGATGCACGGTGGCTTCGATTTCATCCCGCAACATTGCGCGTTCCGGTGATTCGATGTCCTTGAGGGCGTGATCGCCATCGTAGAACTCTGCATCCTCGGCACTTACATCATTGTCTGGTGGCCGACGACCACGCGAGACCAGATAATTCTTCGCCGTGTTGATGGCGATTCGATAAAGCCATGTATAAAACGCACTATCACCACGGAAATTACCAAGGGCGCGATACGCCTTGATAAAAGCCTCTTGCGCGACATCCTGGGCTTCGTGGTTGTCGTGCACGAAACGCACGATCAAACCGAGAATCTTATGTTGGTACTTGAGCACCAACAAATCGAAGGCCCGCTTGTCGCCGCGCTGGACTCTTTCGACCAGCTGCTGATCGTCTTCCTGCGTTAG is from Pseudomonas sp. PDM14 and encodes:
- the era gene encoding GTPase Era; translation: MTDASVPRCGYVAIVGRPNVGKSTLLNHILGQKLAITSRKPQTTRHNMLGIKTEDEVQAIYVDTPGLHKNSDKALNRYMNKTASAALKDVDVVIFVVDRTRWTDEDQMVLERIQYVQGPVILAINKTDRVEDKAELMPHLEWLQQQLPKAEIVPISAQQGHNLDSLERLVASFLPEGEHFFPEDQITDRSSRFLAAELVREKIMRQLGAELPYQITVEIEEFKQEGRILHIHALILVERDGQKKIIIGDKGERIKRIGQEARKDMEVLFDSKVMLNLWVKVKGGWSDDERALRSLGYNDI
- the rnc gene encoding ribonuclease III; its protein translation is MSASLARLERQLGHTFKDQDLMVLALTHRSFAGRNNERLEFLGDAILNFVAGEALFERFPQAREGQLSRLRARLVKGETLAVLARGFDLGEYLRLGSGELKSGGFRRDSILADALEALIGAIYLDAGMDVARQRVLAWLSNELDGLTLVDTNKDPKTRLQEFLQSRALELPRYEVVDIQGEPHCRTFFVQCDVALLNDRTQGQGASRRIAEQVAAAAALVALGVENGHD
- a CDS encoding DUF4845 domain-containing protein; the protein is MVLIAISAFFASMIFKMLPHYMDYMTLEKMITSVETEPSQDVRSVNDFYVHMAKGMEVNGMRDLNIRDILDVKVEGGEFRAHLSYETREPLIQNLDLVARFDKEFRVRMP
- the lepB gene encoding signal peptidase I — its product is MSFNFPLILVIAVAVCGALALLDLLVLAPRRRVAIAAYEGQVSQPDESVLQRLNREPVLVEYGKSFFPVLAIVLVLRSFLLEPFQIPSGSMKPTLDIGDFILVNKFAYGIRLPVIDTKIIEVGDPQRGDVMVFRYPSDPNINYIKRVVGLPGDRISYTNGKHLLVNGQPIAETFLGEEAGSLGSAALYKEKLGEVEHLIRKELQRNRREPGSEWLVPQGHYFMMGDNRDNSNDSRYWNDKNIPKEFLGMVPDRNIVGKAFAVWMSWPDPKLRSVPNFSRVGLIN
- the lepA gene encoding translation elongation factor 4, with the protein product MSDLSHIRNFSIIAHIDHGKSTLADRFIQMCGGLSEREMEAQVLDSMDLERERGITIKAHSVTLHYKARDGKTYQLNFIDTPGHVDFTYEVSRSLAACEGALLVVDAGQGVEAQSVANCYTAIEQGLEVMPVLNKMDLPQADPEKVKDEIEHIIGIDATDAVACSAKSGMGVDEVLERLVEVIPAPTGDIEAPLQALIIDSWFDNYLGVVSLVRVRHGRIKKGDKVLVKSTGKVHQVDSVGVFTPKHTATEDLKAGEVGFIIAGIKDIHGAPVGDTLTLSNTPDVDVLPGFKRVKPQVYAGLFPVSSDDFEDFREALQKLTLNDAALQYEPESSEALGFGFRIGFLGMLHMEIIQERLEREYDLDLITTAPTVVFEVVMKNGETIYVDNPSRLPDLSSVEDMREPIVRANILVPQEHLGNVITLCIDKRGVQRDMQFLSSQVQVCYDLPMNEVVLDFFDRLKSVSRGYASLDYSFDRFQSANLVKLDVLINSEKVDALALIVHRDRAHYKGRALTEKMKELIPRQMFDVAIQAAIGGQIVARTTVKALRKNVLAKCYGGDVSRKKKLLEKQKAGKKRMKQVGSVEIPQEAFLAVLKVDS
- a CDS encoding DegQ family serine endoprotease — its product is MFSLKSSMSYLLALLVLGQAAVVRAELPEFTGLVEEASPAVVNISTRQNLPTRDASVQGQMPDLEGLPPMLREFFERSIPQAPRGPGGRQREAQSLGSGFIISADGYVLTNNHVIADADEIIVRLSDRSELQAKLIGADPRTDVALLKVEGKGLPTVKLGKSESLKVGAWVLAIGSPFGFDHSVTAGIVSAKGRSLPNENYVPFIQTDVAINPGNSGGPLFNLDGEVVGINSQIFTRSGGFMGLSFAIPIDVAMDVANQLKSEGKVSRGWLGVVIQEVNKDLAESFGLERPAGALVAQVLEEGPAAKGGLQVGDVILSMNGLPIVMSADLPHLVGGLKPGSKIKLDVVREGARQTLELTIGALPEEGAVAAGASPESERSSNRLGVSVADLSAEQKKSLDLRGGVVIKEVQDGPAALIGLRPGDVITHLSNRAIDSAKTFTEVAQGLPKDRSVSMRVLRQGRASFITFKLSE
- a CDS encoding MucB/RseB C-terminal domain-containing protein translates to MRALRYIALLGSWAVLPAHAADVQDWLSRLAQAENHTYQGAFVYERNGSFSTHGIWHEAQAGAVKERLLQLDGAANETVRVDGRPQCVSGGLTDQLGDVKWPAPLLKPEELAQRYDMQVVGDSRVANRDAVVLAFVPRDQHRYALELHLDKETALPLKSLLISEKGALLERFQFITLDTSKPLADDVLQAGAECRPVNFVALEKNPSQSWRAGWLPPGFSLDQSVLRRSPASAEPVACLMYGDGLARFSVFLEPLHGVVVDDARSQLGPTAVVSRRMSTTDGDMMVTVVGEVPLGTAERVALSMQPAQAIPDSAAADATH
- a CDS encoding sigma-E factor negative regulatory protein yields the protein MSRETLQESLSAVMDNEADELELRRVLAASEEPELRATWSRYQLARAVMHKELLEPRLDIAAAVSAALADEAVPAKAVRGPWRGLGRVAVAASVTVAVLAGVRFFNQDDLAGAQLAQQGAQPVLTAPQTQGPAVLAGYTEDADAMRQGPQLNAQPQQLGSEWHEQRLPAYLRQHAQQATANGADAALPYARAASLEESR
- the rpoE gene encoding RNA polymerase sigma factor RpoE, translated to MLTQEDDQQLVERVQRGDKRAFDLLVLKYQHKILGLIVRFVHDNHEAQDVAQEAFIKAYRALGNFRGDSAFYTWLYRIAINTAKNYLVSRGRRPPDNDVSAEDAEFYDGDHALKDIESPERAMLRDEIEATVHRTIQQLPEDLRSALTLREFDGLSYEDIASVMQCPVGTVRSRIFRAREAIDKALQPLLQDA